The DNA segment GTCCGACGGCCATATCGACGAGCGCGAGCGCGAGCTGATCGAGGGCGAATTCACCCGCCTCGATAACGATCGTGAGCTGCAACACTGGCTGCATGCCGAGCTGAACAAACCGCTGGATCCGGCCGAAGTGGCGCGCGCTGCGCAAACCCCGGAAATGGCCGCCGAGATGTACTTGGCCAGCGTGATGATGGTCGACCAGGAAAACTTCATGGAGCGCGCCTACCTGGACGAACTGGCTCGTCAGCTGCGCCTGGATCCGGCTTTGCGCCAGGAGCTGGAAAACCAGGTCAGGCTTGCTGCTGGTCAATAGCTAGGCATTTGGCCATCGTTGCGGGCATGCCAGCCCCAATCCTCTGCAATTGAGCTGCGAACGGCAAACCCGCCTGGGCTATACTTCGGCGATTTTTCCCCGCTCGCACTGAATTCTTGAGGGCTGAATGTGAAGAACTGGACCTTGCGCCAACGGATCCTGGCAAGTTTCGCCGTGATCATCGCCATTATGTTGCTGATGATCGTGGCCGCCTACTCACGCTTGGTGGCGATCTCGACCAGCGAAGAAGCGGTAGGGTCCGACAGCATTCCTGGGGTTTACTACAGCTCGATGATCCGCAGTGCCTGGGTCGACAGCTATGTCACCAGCCAGCAGTTGGTCGGCCTCTCCGATCACCGCGAAGTGACCTCGGCGGATCTGGAGCTGTTCAAGAGCTTCGATGACCGCCTCAAGCAACACATGGCCAGTTACCAATCGACCATTCGCACAGATGATGACCAGGCCAGCTTCAATGAGTTCGTGCGCCTGGAGCAGGACTACATCAAGTCCGTCGACCAGGTACTGGAAACCTACCGGCAGAAAAACTACGCCGAAGCCGAACGCCTGATCGCTGAAGTCCTGACGCCAGCGTGGGTGACTGGGCGCAAGCACCTCAACGGGGTGATCGAGCGCAATCGCGAGTCGGCCGACGCTGCCACCAACGAAATCGTCAGCGCCGTGGCCACCGCCAAGGGCAGCATGATCGTTTCGCTGGTGCTGGCAATCATTGCCGCCGGGATCTGCGGCTTGTTGCTGATGCGCGCCATCACCGCCCCGATGCAACGTATCGTCCACGCCCTCGACAAGCTGCGTTCCGGCGACCTGAGCATGCGCCTGAGCCTGGACCGCAAGGACGAGTTCGGCGCCATCGAGAGCGGCTTCAATGAAATGGCCGAGGCGCTGGCCAACCTAGTGTCCCAGGCCCAGCGTTCGTCGGTGCAGGTGACTACTTCGGTCACTGAAATCGCCGCCACCTCCAAGCAGCAGCAAGCTACCGCCACCGAGACCGCCGCTACCACGACCGAAATCGGCGCCACGTCCCGGGAAATCGCCGCGACCTCGCGTGACCTGGTACGCACCATGACCGAAGTCACCTCGGCCGCCGACCAGGCGTCGAGCCTGGCTGGCTCCGGCCAGCAAGGCCTGGCGCGGATGGAAGAAACCATGCACCAGGTAATGGGCGCTGCCGACCTGGTCAATGCAAAACTGGCAATCCTCAACGAGAAGGCCAGCAACATCAACCAAGTGGTGGTGACCATCGTCAAGGTCGCCGACCAGACCAACCTGCTGTCGCTCAATGCCGCCATCGAGGCGGAAAAGGCCGGTGAGTACGGCCGTGGTTTCGCCGTGGTCGCCACCGAAGTGCGCCGCCTGGCCGATCAAACCGCCGTAGCCACCTATGACATCGAGCAGATGGTGCGTGAGATCCAGTCGTCGGTGTCGGCCGGGGTCATGGGCATGGACAAGTTCTCCGAAGAAGTACGCCGCGGCATGTTCGAGGTGCAGCAGGTCGGTGAGCAGCTCAGCCAGATCATTCACCAGGTGCAGGCCTTGGCGCCGCGGGTGCTGATGGTCAATGACGGCATGCAGGCCCAGGCGACGGGGGCCGAGCAGATCAACCAAGCCCTGGCCCAGCTCAGTGATGCCAGCACGCAGACCGTCGAGTCGTTGCGCCAGGCCAGCTTTGCCATCGATGAGTTGAGCCAGGTGGCCGCCGGGCTGCGTGGCGGTGTGTCGCGCTTCAAAGTCTGACGAGCATGAACGACTTGCACCCCCGCGAGGAACAGGCCGCCAGCGCCAAGGGCGCCCTGTACCTGTTGTTTCGCATACAGGACCAACGCTTTGCCCTCGATGTGCGCGAGGTGGTCGAAGTGCTGCCGCGTCGTGCGCTCAAGCCGATTGCCCAGGCGCCGGCCTGGGTCGCGGGCATCCTCACCCATAGAGGCGCGCTGATCCCGGTGATCGACCTCGCGGCCCTGAGCTTTGCCACGCCTGCGCCGCTGCGCACCAGCACGCGGCTGGTAGTGGTGCATTATCGGGCTGATGCCCGTCGCCCTGACCTGCACCTTGGCCTGATCCTGGAGCAGGCCACCGATACCTTGCGTTGTCAGCCCGACGAGTTCCGCCCCTATGGCCTGGACAACGCCGATGCGCCTTACCTGGGCCCGGTGCGCCAGGACGCCCAAGGCTTGTTACAGCGCATCCAGCTCGATGACCTGTTGTCCGATGACGTGCGTCGGCTGTTGTTTCCTGAGCAGCCAGGGCAGGTGCTGGCATGATCGAGCAGCGGTTTTTCCGGTTCTTGCAAGAGCGCATTGGCCTGGATGTCGAGTCGGTTGGCGCGCCGATGGTCGAGCGCGCCTTGCGCCAGCGCTGCGCGGCCTTGGCGGCAAACGGTCTGGACGATTACTGGGTCCGCTTGCAGCAGTCGGCAGAGGAGCAGCAAGCCCTGATCGAGGCGGTGATCGTTCCGGAAACCTGGTTCTTTCGCTATCCGGAGTCGTTCGCGGCGTTGGTCGGCCTGGCCCATAAGCGCCTGGCCGAACTGGCCGGAGCCAGGCCGCTGCGCATCCTCAGCCTGCCGTGTTCGACCGGTGAAGAGCCTTACTCGATTTCCATGGCGCTGCTCGACAGCGGCATGAGCCCGTCGGCGTTCGGCATTGACGGCCTCGATATCAGCCCCATCTCGGTGGCCAAGGCGCAGCAGGCTGTCTACGGACGAAACTCGTTCCGCGGCAGTGACCTGGCTTTTCGCCAACGGCACTTCACTGAGCGTGACGAGGGCCATCAGCTGGATGAGCGGGTATGTCAGCAGGTTCGCTTGCAGGTGGGCAATGTGCTCGATCCGCAGCTCAAGCGCCGCGAGGGGCAATACGATTTCGTGTTTTGCCGCAACTTGCTGATCTATTTCGATGTGCCGACCCAGCGTCGGGTGTTCGAGGTGCTCAAGCAATTGACTCATGCCCAGGGCGTCTTGTTTATCGGCCCCGCTGAGGGCAGTTTGCTGGCGCGGCTGGGCATGCGGCCCGTGGGCATCGCCCAGTCGTTCGCCTATGTTCGCCAGCAGGAAAGTGCAGCGCTGGCGGTGAGCAAACCGCTGCCGGTTACCCGCGCGCAGCCGGCGCCGTTAGCTGCCCCGCGAGCGCCTGCACCTGCGCCACGGCCGTTGCGTTCGGTAGCTGCGCCCAGCGCTGCGCAGCCTGCGCAAGACAAGGATGATTTACTGGCGGCCATCGCCCGTCAGGCCAACGCTGGCGACAGCGAGCAGGCCCGCGCCAACTGTGCGCGCTACTTGCAGCTATTTGCGCCGACCGCGCAGGTCTATTACTGGCTGGGTTTGCTCAGCGACACCGAGGGCAACAGCCAGGATGCGCTGATCCATTACCGCAAGGCCTTGTACCTTGAGCCGCAGCACCCTGAGGCGTTGATCCATCTGGCGGCCTTGCTGGCCTCGCAAGGGGATATTGCGGGCGCTCGCCGCCTGCAAGAGCGAGCCGCCCGGGTCGGACGGGAGTCTGAACGATGAGTTTTGCCAGCCATATGCCGCTGGTCCGACAGGACGACGAGCAGATCGACGATTGCTGGAACCGCATTGGCGTGCACGGCACCAAGCAATGCCCGTTGCTGGAGCGGCATATCCATTGCCGCAACTGCGAGGTCTACGCCTCGGCCGCCACCCGTCTGCTCGACCGCTATGCCTTGATGCAAGACGAGCAGGTTGATAGCGCCGCGCCAGTGGTGGAGAACCTCGGCCGCTCACTGCTGCTGTTCCGCCTGGGTGAAGAATGGCTGGCCCTGGCCACGGCGTGCCTGGCGGAAATCGCGCCACTGCAGCCGGTCCACTCCCTGCCGCACCAGCGCTCGCGTGTTTTGCAAGGCGTGGCCAACGTGCGCGGTGCGCTGGTGCCGTGTCTGTCGCTGGCCGATCTGCTGGGCATCGAAGTGCTGCCGGCCCAGGAGCGCAGTGGCCGAGTCATGCCTCGCATGCTGATCCTGGCTGCCGAAGGCGGTTCGGTGGTGGTGCCGGTGGACGAGATCGATGGCATCCATCGCCTGGATGTCGAGCACCTCAACGACGGCCAGGATGCCGCTCACTTCACCGCTGCGGTGCTGCAGTGGCGCGGGCGCAGTGTCAGGGTGCTGGATGCGCAACATCTACTGTCTGCCGTGAAGCGGAGCCTGTCATGACCCCAGAGCAAATGCGCGACGCTTCGCTGCTCGAACTGTTCGCCCTGGAGGCCGAGGCCCAGACTCAGGTGCTCAGTGCCGGGCTGATGGCGCTGGAGCGCAATCCAACCCAGGCCGATCAACTGGAAGCCTGCATGCGCGCTGCCCATTCGCTCAAGGGCGCTGCGCGGATCGTGGGGATCGATGCCGGAGTCAGCGTTGCCCACGTCATGGAAGATTGCCTGGTGGCCGCCCAGGAAGGCCGTCTGCGCCTGCGCCCGGAGCACATCGACGCGCTGCTCAAAGGCACCGACCTGCTGTTGCACATCGCCACGCCCGGCGATCCTGCCGGTGAGGCGGCGGTGCCGGGTTTCCTGGTGCAAATGGCGATGTTGCTCGATCCAAATGCGGCGCCTGCCCAACTCAGTGCAGCCGTTGCGCCTACGCCTGCCGAGCCGGTTGCTGCACCGCCGCCGCTCATCGAGCCAGTGCTCGCCGCTGAACCGCTAGGCGATGACGCAACGGCGCGTAGAACCGGCAAGCGCGCTAGCGAAGGCAGCGAGCGGGTACTGCGGGTCACCGCCGATCGATTGAACAGCTTGCTCGACCTGTCGAGCAAATCGCTGGTGGAAACCCAGCGTCTGAAACCTTATCTAGCCAGCCTGCAGCGCCTCAAGCGCATGCATGGCCAGGGTATGCGCGCCCTCGATGGCTTGAAGGCCGAGCTCGAAGGCAGTGGCCAGAGCCCGGAAGTGCTCGACGCCTTGGCACAAACCCAGCGCCTGCTGGGCGAGACCCAGCAGATCTTGCAGCAGCAGGCCGCCGAGCTGGATGAGTTCGGCTGGCAGGCCAGCCAGCGTGCGCAGAACCTGTACGACACGGCGCTGGCGTGCCGCATGCGCCCCTTCGCCGATGTGCTGGCCGGACAGAGCCGTATGGTTCGTGACCTTGGCCGTTCGCTGGGCAAGCAGGTGCAGTTGCAGATCGAAGGCGAAAAGACCCAGGTCGACCGCGACGTGCTGGAAAAACTCGAAGCGCCGCTGACCCACCTGCTGCGTAACGCCGTCGACCACGGTATCGAGTTGCCAGAACGGCGCCTGCTGGCCGGCAAGCCGGGCGACGGGGTGATTCGCTTGCGCGCCTCGCACCAGGCCGGGTTGTTGATTGTTGAACTCAGCGACGACGGCGCAGGCATCGATCTGGAGCGCTTGCGCCAGAGTATCGTCGAGCGCGCCCTGTCGCCGGCTGAAACGGTGGCGCAGATGAGCGAGGCCGAACTGCTGACCTTCCTGTTCCTGCCCGGCTTCAGCCTGCGCGACAAGGTCACCGAAGTCTCCGGGCGCGGGGTCGGCCTGGACGCTGTCCAGCACATGGTTCGCGAGCTGCGTGGCTCGATCGAATTGACCCAGGTCGCTGGGCAAGGTTGCTGTTTCCACCTCGAAGTGCCGCTGACCCTGTCGGTTGTGCGCAGCCTGGTGGTCGAGGTCGGCGGCGAGGCCTATGCGTTCCCGCTGGCGCATATCGAACGTACCCTGGATGTGCCCAGCGAAGCCATTGTGCAGATCGAGGGGCGACAGCACTTCTGGCACGAGCAGCGCCATATTGGCCTGGTTGCGGCCAGTCAGTTGCTCAACCGCCCGGCAGGGCAGGGTGAGCAGGGCAGCATCCGCGTGGTGGTGATCCGCGAGCGTGACCAGCTGTATGGCGTGGCAGTGGAGCGGCTGATCGGTGAACGGGTGCTGGTAGTGATGCCGCTCGACCCGCGCCTGGGCAAGATCCAGGACATTTCCGCTGGCGCCTTGCTCGACGACGGCTCGGTGGTGCTGATCGTCGATGTCGAGGATCTGCTGCGCTCGGTGGAAAAGCTGCTCACCACGGGCCGTCTGGAACGTATCGAGCGTGGCGGCCAGCCGCTCAAAGGGGCGGCCCGCAAGCGCGTGCTGGTGGTCGACGACTCGCTGACCGTGCGTGAGCTGCAACGCAAGCTGCTGGGTAATCGCGGTTATGACGTGGCCGTTGCTGTCGATGGCATGGACGGCTGGAACGCGCTGCGCGGGGAGGACTTCGACCTGTTGATCACCGACATCGACATGCCGCGCATGGATGGCATCGAGCTGGTGACCCTGGTACGCCGCGACCAGCGCCTGCAATCGCTGCCGGTCATGGTGGTGTCCTACAAGGAC comes from the Pseudomonas urmiensis genome and includes:
- a CDS encoding methyl-accepting chemotaxis protein, with protein sequence MKNWTLRQRILASFAVIIAIMLLMIVAAYSRLVAISTSEEAVGSDSIPGVYYSSMIRSAWVDSYVTSQQLVGLSDHREVTSADLELFKSFDDRLKQHMASYQSTIRTDDDQASFNEFVRLEQDYIKSVDQVLETYRQKNYAEAERLIAEVLTPAWVTGRKHLNGVIERNRESADAATNEIVSAVATAKGSMIVSLVLAIIAAGICGLLLMRAITAPMQRIVHALDKLRSGDLSMRLSLDRKDEFGAIESGFNEMAEALANLVSQAQRSSVQVTTSVTEIAATSKQQQATATETAATTTEIGATSREIAATSRDLVRTMTEVTSAADQASSLAGSGQQGLARMEETMHQVMGAADLVNAKLAILNEKASNINQVVVTIVKVADQTNLLSLNAAIEAEKAGEYGRGFAVVATEVRRLADQTAVATYDIEQMVREIQSSVSAGVMGMDKFSEEVRRGMFEVQQVGEQLSQIIHQVQALAPRVLMVNDGMQAQATGAEQINQALAQLSDASTQTVESLRQASFAIDELSQVAAGLRGGVSRFKV
- a CDS encoding chemotaxis protein CheW, whose protein sequence is MNDLHPREEQAASAKGALYLLFRIQDQRFALDVREVVEVLPRRALKPIAQAPAWVAGILTHRGALIPVIDLAALSFATPAPLRTSTRLVVVHYRADARRPDLHLGLILEQATDTLRCQPDEFRPYGLDNADAPYLGPVRQDAQGLLQRIQLDDLLSDDVRRLLFPEQPGQVLA
- a CDS encoding CheR family methyltransferase, giving the protein MIEQRFFRFLQERIGLDVESVGAPMVERALRQRCAALAANGLDDYWVRLQQSAEEQQALIEAVIVPETWFFRYPESFAALVGLAHKRLAELAGARPLRILSLPCSTGEEPYSISMALLDSGMSPSAFGIDGLDISPISVAKAQQAVYGRNSFRGSDLAFRQRHFTERDEGHQLDERVCQQVRLQVGNVLDPQLKRREGQYDFVFCRNLLIYFDVPTQRRVFEVLKQLTHAQGVLFIGPAEGSLLARLGMRPVGIAQSFAYVRQQESAALAVSKPLPVTRAQPAPLAAPRAPAPAPRPLRSVAAPSAAQPAQDKDDLLAAIARQANAGDSEQARANCARYLQLFAPTAQVYYWLGLLSDTEGNSQDALIHYRKALYLEPQHPEALIHLAALLASQGDIAGARRLQERAARVGRESER
- a CDS encoding chemotaxis protein CheW — protein: MSFASHMPLVRQDDEQIDDCWNRIGVHGTKQCPLLERHIHCRNCEVYASAATRLLDRYALMQDEQVDSAAPVVENLGRSLLLFRLGEEWLALATACLAEIAPLQPVHSLPHQRSRVLQGVANVRGALVPCLSLADLLGIEVLPAQERSGRVMPRMLILAAEGGSVVVPVDEIDGIHRLDVEHLNDGQDAAHFTAAVLQWRGRSVRVLDAQHLLSAVKRSLS
- a CDS encoding hybrid sensor histidine kinase/response regulator encodes the protein MTPEQMRDASLLELFALEAEAQTQVLSAGLMALERNPTQADQLEACMRAAHSLKGAARIVGIDAGVSVAHVMEDCLVAAQEGRLRLRPEHIDALLKGTDLLLHIATPGDPAGEAAVPGFLVQMAMLLDPNAAPAQLSAAVAPTPAEPVAAPPPLIEPVLAAEPLGDDATARRTGKRASEGSERVLRVTADRLNSLLDLSSKSLVETQRLKPYLASLQRLKRMHGQGMRALDGLKAELEGSGQSPEVLDALAQTQRLLGETQQILQQQAAELDEFGWQASQRAQNLYDTALACRMRPFADVLAGQSRMVRDLGRSLGKQVQLQIEGEKTQVDRDVLEKLEAPLTHLLRNAVDHGIELPERRLLAGKPGDGVIRLRASHQAGLLIVELSDDGAGIDLERLRQSIVERALSPAETVAQMSEAELLTFLFLPGFSLRDKVTEVSGRGVGLDAVQHMVRELRGSIELTQVAGQGCCFHLEVPLTLSVVRSLVVEVGGEAYAFPLAHIERTLDVPSEAIVQIEGRQHFWHEQRHIGLVAASQLLNRPAGQGEQGSIRVVVIRERDQLYGVAVERLIGERVLVVMPLDPRLGKIQDISAGALLDDGSVVLIVDVEDLLRSVEKLLTTGRLERIERGGQPLKGAARKRVLVVDDSLTVRELQRKLLGNRGYDVAVAVDGMDGWNALRGEDFDLLITDIDMPRMDGIELVTLVRRDQRLQSLPVMVVSYKDREEDRRRGLDAGADYYLAKASFHDDALLDAVVELIGGAQG